From a single Nostoc edaphicum CCNP1411 genomic region:
- a CDS encoding ferredoxin--nitrite reductase produces the protein MTDTATTTTSLNKFEKLKAEKDGLAIKSEIEKFAALGWEAMNEIDRDHRLKWVGVFFRPVTPGKFMMRLRMPNGILSSSQMRVLAEVVQRYGDDGCADITTRQNIQLRGIRIEDLPDIFNRFHAVDLTTIQSGMDNVRNITGDPVAGLDADELYDTRELVQQIQDMLTNKGEGNPEFSNLPRKFNIAIAGGRDNSVHAEINDLAFVPAFKEGIGDRGQGIGQEFYQSPIFGFNILVGGFFSAKRCEAAIPLNAWVLPEDVVAVCRAVLEVFRDHGPRANRQKSRLMWLIDEWGLEKFRAEVESRLGKSLLPAAAKDEIDWEKRDHIGVHKQKQAGLNYVGLHIPVGRLYAEDMFEIARLAEVYGTGEIRFTVEQNIVIPNIADSRLEIFSTEPLLERFSIDPGLLARSLVSCTGAQFCNFALIETKNRALEMIKALEEDLTFTKPVRIHWTGCPNSCGQPQVADIGLMGTKTRKNGKTLEGVDIYMGGKVGKDAHLGTCVIKGIPCEDLQPVLQELLIKNFEAKLKQEALVINS, from the coding sequence ATGACAGACACAGCAACTACCACTACCAGCCTCAATAAGTTCGAGAAATTAAAAGCAGAAAAAGATGGACTCGCTATCAAGAGCGAGATAGAGAAATTTGCCGCCCTCGGCTGGGAAGCAATGAACGAAATAGATCGCGATCATCGGCTCAAGTGGGTGGGTGTGTTTTTTCGCCCAGTTACCCCAGGCAAATTTATGATGCGGTTACGGATGCCTAACGGTATCCTTTCCAGCAGTCAAATGCGTGTTTTGGCTGAAGTGGTGCAGCGTTACGGAGATGATGGCTGCGCCGATATTACTACGAGACAGAACATTCAATTACGGGGGATCAGGATTGAAGATTTACCAGATATATTTAATAGATTTCACGCAGTTGATTTAACCACTATCCAATCAGGGATGGATAACGTCCGCAATATCACAGGCGATCCGGTGGCGGGGTTGGATGCAGATGAGTTGTACGACACACGAGAGTTGGTACAGCAAATTCAAGATATGCTCACCAACAAAGGTGAAGGGAATCCAGAGTTTAGCAACTTACCACGGAAGTTTAATATTGCGATCGCAGGTGGAAGAGACAATTCAGTTCACGCTGAAATCAATGATTTGGCTTTCGTACCAGCATTTAAGGAGGGGATAGGGGACAGGGGACAGGGGATAGGGCAAGAATTTTACCAATCACCAATATTTGGCTTCAACATCCTCGTGGGTGGCTTTTTCTCAGCTAAACGTTGTGAGGCGGCGATTCCTCTGAATGCTTGGGTACTTCCAGAAGATGTGGTAGCTGTATGTAGAGCCGTTTTGGAAGTATTTCGTGATCATGGCCCGCGTGCTAATCGGCAAAAATCGCGCTTGATGTGGCTAATTGATGAATGGGGTTTAGAAAAGTTTCGAGCAGAAGTAGAAAGCCGTTTGGGTAAATCATTATTACCCGCAGCCGCAAAAGACGAAATCGACTGGGAAAAACGCGACCACATTGGGGTACATAAACAAAAACAAGCAGGGTTAAATTATGTAGGCTTGCACATTCCTGTCGGTCGGTTGTATGCCGAAGATATGTTTGAAATTGCGCGTCTAGCAGAAGTTTACGGTACTGGCGAAATCCGTTTCACAGTTGAGCAAAACATTGTTATCCCCAATATTGCTGACTCGCGTTTAGAAATATTTTCAACAGAACCCTTGCTGGAAAGGTTTTCTATTGATCCTGGTTTACTGGCGCGATCGCTAGTATCTTGCACAGGCGCACAATTTTGCAACTTTGCCCTCATCGAAACCAAAAACCGCGCCCTGGAAATGATTAAAGCCTTAGAAGAAGACTTAACCTTCACCAAACCAGTGCGAATTCATTGGACAGGATGCCCCAACTCTTGCGGACAGCCCCAAGTTGCAGATATCGGCTTAATGGGAACTAAAACTCGCAAAAATGGCAAAACCTTGGAAGGCGTTGACATATATATGGGCGGCAAAGTTGGCAAAGACGCTCATTTAGGAACTTGCGTTATCAAAGGCATACCATGCGAAGATTTGCAGCCAGTATTGCAAGAATTACTAATCAAAAACTTTGAGGCAAAACTCAAGCAAGAAGCTTTAGTAATTAACAGTTAG
- a CDS encoding universal stress protein — MEARTSGFALICQIIHGEPKKFIANYAENQDINLLIMGTYRHSRIRHLVIGSNTAQMLRSSHIPVLLFR; from the coding sequence ATAGAAGCACGTACATCTGGCTTTGCACTAATTTGTCAGATAATACATGGCGAACCAAAAAAGTTTATAGCCAACTACGCAGAAAACCAAGATATCAATTTACTGATTATGGGAACCTACAGGCACAGCCGCATTCGGCACTTAGTCATTGGGAGTAATACAGCCCAAATGCTACGCAGCAGCCACATTCCTGTCTTACTGTTTAGGTAG
- a CDS encoding ammonium transporter: MSKHIRPWYRLLALAIASMVFAVFAPTTVQAVDPPTVQSLSETTTKLQISIDTIWVLITGFLVFFMQTGFAMLEAGLIRQKGVVNVLLENFIDAAVTILVWWGIGFGIAFGTSAGGLVGIDNFFLSQLPGADGSYTLGAPGSTAAINTYTLFFFQFAFAATASTITTGSMAGRTDFIGDLIYSGIMGAISYPIIVHWVWNSGGWLAKLSYHDFAGSSVVHTVGGWTALVGAYLLGSRPGRPGWGRLPPAHNLGLATLGTMILWFGWYGFNPGSTLSTGNPGLIGLVTVNTTLSAGAGALSALIFQYTRTGKWHLVYSLNGSLAGLVAITAPCAYVLPWASVLIGLTGGILVTLGVDLIESLHIDDPVGAFAVHGINGMMGTLSVGFLGQGELTLNKKAGLFLGGGFDLLGIQLLGVVAIAVFTIGFSFLMFGGLKALGHLRVHPEGDRIGIDFYEHGASVWPDVYAIEQFIEEEDKNSTQTPGFGALDSE; encoded by the coding sequence ATGAGTAAGCATATTCGACCCTGGTATCGCCTACTGGCGCTAGCGATCGCTTCAATGGTGTTCGCAGTTTTTGCCCCTACAACTGTACAGGCGGTAGATCCTCCCACTGTTCAGTCTTTATCTGAAACTACAACGAAACTGCAAATTTCCATTGATACTATCTGGGTACTAATCACTGGGTTTTTAGTATTTTTCATGCAAACCGGCTTTGCTATGTTAGAAGCCGGTTTAATCCGGCAAAAAGGTGTAGTTAACGTTTTACTAGAAAACTTCATTGATGCCGCTGTAACTATCTTAGTGTGGTGGGGAATCGGCTTTGGGATTGCCTTTGGTACAAGTGCTGGCGGGTTAGTTGGCATAGATAACTTTTTCCTTAGTCAGCTACCTGGTGCTGATGGTAGCTATACATTGGGTGCGCCAGGTTCTACAGCCGCCATCAATACTTATACCTTGTTCTTCTTCCAATTTGCCTTTGCTGCTACCGCCAGTACAATCACTACTGGTTCAATGGCTGGAAGAACCGACTTTATTGGCGACTTAATTTACAGCGGCATTATGGGGGCGATTAGCTACCCAATCATCGTTCACTGGGTTTGGAACTCCGGCGGTTGGTTAGCCAAATTGAGCTATCACGACTTTGCTGGTAGTTCTGTTGTTCACACCGTTGGTGGCTGGACAGCACTAGTAGGTGCTTATTTGCTTGGCTCCCGTCCTGGTCGTCCTGGTTGGGGAAGATTACCACCAGCACACAATTTAGGGTTAGCAACTCTCGGAACAATGATTCTATGGTTTGGCTGGTATGGGTTTAACCCTGGTTCAACCCTCAGCACTGGGAATCCAGGATTGATTGGTTTGGTCACAGTTAACACCACACTTTCCGCTGGAGCCGGAGCATTATCAGCGCTAATTTTTCAATATACCCGCACAGGTAAGTGGCATTTGGTTTATTCTCTTAATGGTTCGCTAGCAGGATTAGTGGCAATTACAGCTCCTTGCGCCTATGTTTTACCTTGGGCTTCGGTTTTGATTGGTTTAACGGGTGGCATTTTGGTTACTTTGGGAGTGGATTTGATTGAGTCACTTCACATTGATGACCCGGTGGGGGCATTTGCTGTACATGGGATTAATGGCATGATGGGTACTCTATCCGTTGGCTTTTTAGGTCAAGGAGAACTCACCCTCAACAAAAAAGCAGGGTTATTTTTAGGTGGTGGCTTTGATTTATTAGGTATACAACTTTTGGGCGTAGTAGCGATCGCAGTTTTCACCATTGGCTTTAGCTTTTTGATGTTCGGTGGTCTAAAAGCACTGGGACACCTACGTGTCCATCCTGAAGGCGATCGCATTGGGATTGATTTCTATGAACATGGCGCGTCTGTATGGCCTGATGTTTATGCGATCGAGCAATTTATTGAAGAAGAAGACAAAAATAGTACTCAGACTCCTGGATTCGGCGCTCTTGATAGTGAATAG
- a CDS encoding HEAT repeat domain-containing protein, whose amino-acid sequence MVSNINQLLVQAQTAYDAADWSLLIQYLQQLILGANSEHPEIVKNREYLLKLALSMLEMGDFQQRWEITKVLTHLGNIAIPPLIEILEDEEAEEELRWYAARTLGEFQHPEAIAPLLELLKSDDDEELKAIAATALGQMGTVAIAGLSELLSDEDTRLFAVRSLSCIPQIETITPLLSVVQDPQPAIRAAAIEALSSFHDERVPPVLLNALDDMAATVRRAAVLGLGFRPDLRQALDLVTRLQPKLYDFNLDVCCAAAVSLSRMGCDEAAKHLFDLLISPHTPIKLQLETIRALSWVGTPSSLEYLQTALNQSTSETVWQEIVTVLGRVQKPQLTTPATEILLQILRCLSCGTLTQHPDIEIVNIKSAIALSLGQLGQMQAIEPLISLLADSNASVRLHAIAALKNLDGEAVYQQLQQLANNDAITPDLKQGIAIALAEW is encoded by the coding sequence ATGGTGAGTAATATAAATCAGCTTTTGGTGCAAGCTCAGACAGCATACGATGCAGCTGATTGGTCATTGCTAATTCAATATTTACAACAATTAATTTTAGGGGCAAACTCGGAACATCCAGAGATAGTTAAAAACCGAGAATATCTTTTGAAATTAGCACTTTCCATGTTAGAGATGGGGGATTTTCAACAGCGCTGGGAAATTACCAAAGTGTTGACTCATTTGGGAAATATTGCCATCCCACCACTCATTGAGATATTAGAAGATGAAGAAGCAGAGGAAGAATTACGCTGGTATGCAGCACGAACTTTAGGCGAATTTCAGCACCCAGAAGCGATCGCACCTTTGCTTGAATTGTTGAAAAGTGATGATGATGAAGAACTCAAGGCGATCGCAGCTACAGCATTAGGGCAAATGGGTACTGTTGCGATTGCTGGACTCTCTGAACTTTTATCAGATGAAGATACAAGGCTTTTTGCAGTGCGATCGCTTTCTTGTATTCCGCAAATAGAAACCATCACACCACTGTTGAGTGTGGTTCAAGATCCACAACCCGCAATCCGCGCCGCCGCAATTGAAGCCCTCAGCAGCTTTCATGACGAACGTGTACCACCAGTATTGTTAAACGCTTTGGATGATATGGCCGCCACAGTTAGGCGTGCAGCAGTGCTTGGCTTAGGTTTTCGCCCCGACTTACGCCAAGCCTTAGATTTGGTGACGAGACTGCAACCCAAGCTTTACGACTTTAATCTTGATGTTTGTTGTGCAGCCGCAGTTTCGCTGTCTCGCATGGGTTGTGATGAGGCTGCAAAACATTTATTTGATTTGCTGATTTCACCTCACACACCGATAAAGCTGCAATTAGAAACCATCCGCGCTTTAAGTTGGGTGGGGACACCATCCAGTTTGGAATATTTGCAAACAGCACTGAATCAAAGTACATCAGAAACAGTGTGGCAAGAAATTGTCACAGTTTTAGGACGAGTGCAAAAACCGCAGTTAACTACACCAGCCACAGAAATTTTACTGCAAATACTGCGATGCCTTTCCTGCGGAACGCTAACTCAACATCCAGACATAGAGATTGTAAACATCAAAAGTGCGATCGCCTTGTCTCTAGGGCAGTTAGGCCAAATGCAAGCTATTGAACCATTGATTTCACTGCTAGCTGATTCTAATGCATCGGTGAGACTACATGCGATCGCGGCACTAAAAAATCTGGATGGAGAAGCCGTATATCAACAATTGCAGCAGTTAGCAAATAATGACGCAATCACACCAGATTTAAAACAAGGAATAGCGATCGCTTTAGCTGAGTGGTAA
- a CDS encoding SDR family oxidoreductase has translation MNVAIIGCGYVGYKVAQYWHQNMNFVVSVTTTSPERVPTLQSVSQRVVVTYGNNLDSLKSVLHNQDVVLLSVGAKGGEVYEETYLQTAQTLVSSLQQIQSVKQLIYTGSYAVYGDRNGVWVDEETPLAPANLNAQILRKTEDVLLSASNENLRVCIFRLGGIYGTGRELVKIFSRYSDTVRPGNGEDTTNWIHLDDIVGAIEFARQRRLQGIYNLVDDAHLTSRELLDSLFEKHNLPKVKWDTSVKSTRPYNAWVSNEKLKEAGYQFIHPQIIF, from the coding sequence ATGAACGTTGCAATCATTGGTTGTGGTTATGTTGGTTATAAAGTTGCTCAATACTGGCATCAAAATATGAATTTTGTTGTTAGTGTAACCACAACTTCCCCTGAGCGTGTCCCTACATTACAATCAGTATCCCAAAGAGTTGTAGTTACCTATGGGAATAACTTAGATAGTCTAAAATCAGTTTTGCACAATCAAGATGTTGTCCTTTTGAGTGTTGGTGCAAAAGGTGGAGAAGTTTATGAAGAAACTTATCTACAAACTGCCCAGACTTTAGTTTCATCCTTGCAGCAAATTCAAAGTGTAAAACAATTAATATACACAGGGAGTTATGCTGTGTATGGTGACAGAAATGGTGTATGGGTAGATGAAGAAACGCCACTTGCACCGGCTAACTTAAATGCACAAATCCTCCGGAAAACAGAGGATGTTTTGCTATCAGCATCTAACGAAAATCTCCGTGTTTGTATCTTCCGCTTAGGAGGAATTTATGGGACTGGTAGAGAACTAGTGAAAATATTTAGTAGATATTCTGATACAGTCCGTCCTGGCAATGGCGAAGATACCACAAATTGGATTCATCTAGATGATATTGTTGGTGCAATAGAATTTGCCCGTCAACGTCGGTTACAAGGGATTTATAATCTAGTAGATGATGCACATCTCACTAGCCGAGAATTGTTAGATAGCTTATTTGAAAAACATAATTTACCCAAAGTAAAATGGGATACTTCTGTCAAGAGTACCCGCCCATATAATGCTTGGGTATCGAATGAAAAGCTCAAAGAGGCTGGATACCAGTTCATTCATCCACAGATAATTTTTTAG
- a CDS encoding acyltransferase: MHNLKDFSKLKRFQQLVLTTFLGEIPTLFGGVKLRTLLYRTIFSRIGSSVYIQDGVEFISTDAIEIGNGVYIFKGVRIDGKGHENNRIHLENGVILERNVLIGALNNTSIHIGQDTFIGPSVCIAGPGDIKIGKHCLIAAHTAIYGNNHNFADPTEPIKYQGITCKGIVIEDDCWLGHGVKVLDGVTIGKGSVIGAGAVVTKDIPPFSVAVGVPARVIKKRDGKEFAQSTELPTSS; encoded by the coding sequence ATGCATAACTTGAAAGACTTTTCAAAATTGAAGCGGTTTCAACAACTTGTATTAACTACTTTTTTAGGCGAGATCCCAACACTCTTTGGTGGCGTAAAGTTACGTACTTTACTATATCGCACTATTTTTTCTAGGATAGGTAGCTCAGTTTATATTCAAGACGGTGTTGAATTTATTAGTACTGATGCTATTGAAATTGGGAATGGAGTTTATATTTTCAAAGGTGTTCGTATAGATGGAAAAGGACACGAAAACAATAGAATTCATCTAGAAAATGGAGTTATTCTTGAGCGTAACGTTTTAATAGGGGCACTAAACAACACTTCTATTCACATTGGTCAAGATACTTTTATTGGCCCTAGTGTTTGTATTGCTGGCCCTGGAGATATCAAAATTGGCAAACACTGTTTAATTGCAGCCCACACTGCAATATATGGCAATAATCACAATTTTGCAGATCCAACAGAACCAATTAAATACCAAGGTATTACTTGCAAAGGGATCGTGATTGAGGATGACTGTTGGCTAGGACATGGGGTGAAAGTATTAGATGGTGTCACCATTGGTAAAGGCAGTGTTATTGGTGCTGGCGCTGTTGTTACTAAAGATATTCCCCCATTTTCGGTAGCTGTGGGTGTACCTGCACGAGTAATCAAAAAGCGTGACGGTAAAGAATTTGCCCAGTCTACAGAATTGCCTACGTCATCTTAA
- a CDS encoding phosphatase PAP2 family protein: MEKGKIANKESQSPLSFLKNLLIARWRSLLLLLIGVYLPLQVFEILTAKIWENEAGFPWDVPILLAVHSTANPQLDFLAVTLATIGLPWTAIPILGAIAIILLRQKRWRSLTYLLTASLGSVIINRTAKELMHRVRPQLWHSIAPEYSFSFPSAHAMTSITLVAILLFFTWASSWRLLVLLLGSLYIIAIAWCRIYLGVHFPSDILAGWMVALGWTIGVSLIIKPYRTQAKSLDSDRLKDETTLLPEERKLITED; encoded by the coding sequence ATGGAAAAAGGGAAAATAGCGAATAAAGAGAGTCAGTCGCCGCTTTCTTTTCTCAAAAATCTGTTGATTGCTCGTTGGCGATCGCTCTTACTCCTCTTAATCGGAGTATATTTACCTTTGCAGGTCTTTGAAATCCTGACAGCGAAGATATGGGAGAATGAAGCAGGCTTTCCGTGGGATGTGCCTATTTTGTTAGCAGTTCATTCTACAGCCAACCCACAGCTTGATTTTTTAGCCGTGACGCTAGCTACAATTGGATTGCCTTGGACAGCGATACCGATTTTAGGTGCGATCGCAATAATACTACTACGTCAAAAACGCTGGCGATCGCTAACTTATTTACTCACCGCCTCATTGGGAAGTGTGATCATCAACCGCACAGCAAAGGAATTAATGCATCGAGTGCGTCCACAATTGTGGCATTCCATTGCACCTGAGTATAGTTTTTCATTTCCCAGTGCTCATGCCATGACGAGTATAACTTTGGTAGCAATTTTGCTATTCTTCACTTGGGCTAGTTCCTGGCGCTTGCTGGTTCTCCTATTGGGTAGCTTATACATCATAGCTATTGCGTGGTGTCGTATCTATCTGGGCGTTCATTTTCCCAGTGACATTCTCGCAGGTTGGATGGTTGCATTAGGTTGGACAATTGGCGTCAGTCTAATTATCAAACCCTATAGAACTCAAGCTAAATCCCTCGATAGCGATCGCCTTAAAGATGAAACTACCTTACTCCCTGAAGAAAGAAAGTTGATAACTGAGGATTAA
- a CDS encoding alpha/beta fold hydrolase produces MQPSAVANTTNLTASPSQFYSWQNYRCAYEVHQPINTTSEGVPLLLIHPIGVGLSRQFWQRFCREWYDKGQRNSIYNPDLLGCGESDMPHVAYTPSDWAEQLQYFLQTVVQRPVIVVVQGALLPVAIQLVQKESNLIAGLVLSGPPAWDLMTNKPPEWQEKFLWNVLDSPFGSAFYRYARTQTFLRSFSTRQLFASENAVDAEWLNTLIAGAENLASRHAVFSFLAGFWRDDYTSSIASIGQPTLAVMGETASSISQDNKKETPDERLAHYLACLPQGRGIKINGRNVLPYESTAEFVAAIATFINEVS; encoded by the coding sequence ATGCAACCATCTGCTGTAGCGAACACAACAAATTTGACAGCATCTCCTAGCCAGTTTTACAGTTGGCAGAATTATCGTTGCGCCTACGAAGTTCATCAACCAATTAATACAACATCTGAAGGCGTTCCTTTACTGTTAATTCATCCAATTGGCGTCGGATTGTCGCGGCAATTTTGGCAGCGATTTTGTCGCGAATGGTATGATAAAGGTCAGCGTAATTCAATTTACAATCCTGATTTACTAGGATGTGGTGAAAGTGATATGCCTCATGTAGCTTACACTCCTAGTGATTGGGCAGAACAGTTGCAGTACTTTTTACAAACAGTAGTGCAAAGACCTGTCATTGTAGTAGTACAAGGTGCTTTATTACCAGTTGCTATCCAATTAGTCCAAAAGGAATCAAATTTAATTGCCGGACTGGTACTTTCTGGGCCGCCAGCGTGGGATTTGATGACAAATAAACCACCAGAATGGCAGGAAAAATTCCTTTGGAATGTGTTAGATTCGCCTTTTGGGAGTGCTTTTTATCGCTATGCACGCACCCAAACATTTTTGCGTTCTTTTTCAACTCGTCAACTCTTTGCTTCTGAGAATGCTGTGGATGCAGAATGGTTGAATACATTGATTGCAGGTGCAGAAAATCTTGCTAGTCGCCATGCAGTATTTTCTTTTTTAGCAGGATTTTGGCGAGATGATTATACTAGTTCTATCGCCTCTATTGGGCAACCAACATTAGCGGTTATGGGAGAAACTGCATCGAGTATTAGCCAAGACAATAAAAAAGAAACGCCAGATGAACGCTTGGCCCATTACCTCGCTTGTTTGCCTCAAGGTCGAGGTATAAAAATAAATGGGCGGAATGTTTTACCCTATGAATCAACTGCGGAATTTGTAGCTGCGATCGCGACCTTTATTAATGAAGTTTCTTAG
- a CDS encoding IS1096 element passenger TnpR family protein: MSKYEQLVIYQLHIFILGISPMIWRRVKIRSDSTIADLHYIIQIAIGWADSHLHRFIILVGINNCLKL, from the coding sequence ATGTCCAAATATGAGCAACTTGTCATCTACCAGCTTCATATTTTTATCTTGGGCATCAGCCCCATGATTTGGCGTAGAGTCAAAATCCGCAGCGACAGCACAATCGCTGATTTACACTACATCATCCAGATAGCAATCGGATGGGCAGATTCCCACTTACATCGTTTCATAATCTTGGTGGGGATCAACAACTGCCTAAAATTATAG
- a CDS encoding glutathione peroxidase produces the protein MFPNRRGQRVPNVTFHTRLDNQWVDVTTDELFADKTVVVFSLPGAYTPTCSSTHLPGYNELAGVFKENGVDDIICISVNDAFVMNEWAKDQEAENITLIPDGNGEFTEGMGMLVDKSDLGFGKRSWRYSMLVKDGVINQMFIEPDEPGDPFKVSDAETMLRYLNPQAVKPEIVSLFAKVGCPFCASAKAMLKEHGINYEEITLGKDITTRSLRAVTGATTVPQVFIDGKLIGGSEALEAYFAAK, from the coding sequence ATGTTCCCCAATCGCCGAGGACAAAGAGTTCCCAATGTCACTTTTCATACTCGTCTGGACAACCAGTGGGTAGATGTGACAACCGATGAATTGTTTGCTGATAAGACAGTGGTTGTCTTCTCTTTACCAGGTGCTTATACTCCGACTTGTTCATCAACTCATCTCCCTGGCTATAACGAGTTGGCTGGAGTTTTCAAAGAAAATGGTGTCGATGACATTATCTGTATTTCTGTCAATGATGCCTTTGTGATGAACGAGTGGGCAAAGGATCAAGAAGCAGAAAATATCACACTAATCCCTGATGGTAATGGTGAATTTACTGAAGGGATGGGTATGCTGGTAGATAAATCAGACTTGGGGTTTGGGAAGCGATCGTGGCGCTACTCAATGCTGGTGAAAGATGGTGTCATTAACCAAATGTTTATTGAGCCAGATGAGCCAGGAGATCCCTTTAAGGTGTCCGATGCTGAAACAATGCTCAGATATCTCAACCCCCAAGCAGTGAAGCCGGAAATAGTTTCCCTGTTTGCGAAAGTAGGTTGTCCCTTCTGTGCTAGTGCGAAGGCAATGCTCAAGGAACATGGCATTAACTACGAAGAAATTACCTTGGGTAAGGATATCACCACAAGGTCTTTACGAGCAGTTACAGGTGCGACAACAGTTCCCCAAGTCTTTATCGATGGTAAATTAATTGGTGGTTCTGAGGCATTAGAAGCCTACTTTGCTGCCAAATAG
- a CDS encoding ubiquinol-cytochrome c reductase iron-sulfur subunit, protein MKRRDFINWVGLGLIGSSLPVAIAACSSQTTSTSGDWQTVGTSAELNKTGQLLAKNSPAGPVLVVGTSAANLTAVNPTCPHSGCTVGWQAEAKKFACPCHGSEFGIDGKVQRGPATEALKTYAAKIEGNSVVVKPT, encoded by the coding sequence ATGAAACGTCGTGATTTTATTAATTGGGTAGGTTTAGGCTTGATTGGGAGTTCTCTACCTGTTGCGATCGCAGCCTGTTCTTCTCAAACAACTTCAACATCTGGAGATTGGCAAACAGTAGGTACTTCGGCAGAATTAAACAAGACTGGCCAATTGCTGGCGAAAAATTCACCTGCTGGGCCTGTGTTGGTAGTCGGCACATCTGCTGCAAATCTGACAGCTGTCAACCCTACCTGTCCTCATTCAGGTTGTACTGTGGGATGGCAAGCTGAGGCAAAAAAATTCGCCTGTCCCTGTCATGGTTCGGAATTTGGGATTGACGGTAAAGTGCAAAGAGGCCCAGCAACAGAAGCGCTTAAAACTTACGCCGCCAAGATTGAAGGCAATTCAGTTGTAGTCAAGCCAACCTAG
- a CDS encoding glutathione peroxidase, with amino-acid sequence MSNTISDIAVKTINGEDKQLNDYTGKVLLIVNVASYCGYTSQYEGLEKLNQKYGETGLRILGFPCNDFGAQEPGSNEEIVQFCTSKYGVSFELFDKVHAKGSQQHPLYERLTKAVEPTGTVAWNFEKFLVNKQGEVVARFNSSVQPNSPEIIAAIEKELAK; translated from the coding sequence ATGAGCAACACAATTTCAGACATTGCAGTTAAGACCATCAATGGTGAGGACAAGCAATTAAACGACTACACTGGGAAGGTACTCTTAATTGTGAATGTGGCTTCCTACTGCGGTTATACTTCTCAATATGAGGGGTTAGAAAAGTTGAACCAGAAGTATGGGGAAACAGGATTACGTATTTTAGGATTCCCTTGTAACGATTTTGGAGCGCAGGAACCAGGAAGCAATGAAGAAATTGTGCAATTCTGCACAAGTAAATATGGCGTTAGCTTTGAACTATTCGATAAAGTTCATGCCAAAGGCTCACAGCAGCATCCACTTTATGAACGACTTACCAAAGCAGTTGAGCCAACGGGAACTGTTGCTTGGAACTTTGAAAAATTTTTAGTTAATAAACAAGGTGAAGTAGTAGCTCGATTTAATAGTAGCGTCCAGCCAAATTCACCAGAGATAATTGCCGCAATTGAGAAAGAATTAGCAAAATAG